Within Streptomyces sp. NBC_00704, the genomic segment GGCCGAACCCGAGCAGCAGGAACCCGGACAGCAGCAGCCCCGCGTTGTCCGAGCCGCCCATCGCGGTCAGCACCAGCACGGCCGCCGCCGTGAGCAGGAACCCCCCGCACACCATCCGCCGCGGCCCGAACCCGCGCAGCAGCCGGGCTCCCGCGAGCCCCGCCGCCATCGCGGCGAAGGTCAGCGGCAGCAGCCGCAGTCCCGTCTCCAGCGGAGACAGGCCCAGCACGAGTTGCAGGTACTGCGCCGCGATCAGTTCGAGGCCGACCAGCGCCAGCATGGCCAGCACGATGCACCCGACCGCCGTGCTGAACGCCGGCCGCGCGAACATCCCCAGGTCCACCAGGGGATGCGTGCGCCGCCGCTGACGTCGTACGAACAGGACGATCAGCACCGCGCCCACGGCCAGCGGCACCACGGTGAACGGCCCCAGCTCGCCGCCGCCCAGCCGCTTCACGCCCAGGACGACGCCGAACAGTCCGGCCGCCGCCATCAGCGCGCCGACCACGTCCCACGGACCGTCCTCCGCGCCGCGCGACTCGGGCAGCAGCAGCCGTCCCACCGGCAGACTGACCAGCATCAACGGAATGTTGACGAGAAAGACCGAGCCCCACCAGAAGTGTTCGAGGAGGAAGCCGCCGAGCAGCGGTCCGATCGCCGCGCCCACCGCGGCCACCGCGCTCCAGATGCCCACCGCCAGCGCCCGCTCACGCCGGTCCGGGAACACCTGCCGCAGGATCGACAGCGTCGCGGGCATGATCATCGCGCCGCCCACGCCCAGCAGCGCCCGCGCCGCGATCAGCGTCTGGGCGCTCCCGGCGAAGGCCGCCAGCGCGGACGCGACGCCGAACAGGGCGTATCCGAGCAGCAGGATCCGTCTGCGGCCGACCTTGTCGCCGAGCGTGCCGAACAGGATCAGCATCGAGGCGCAGACCAGCGGATAGGTGTCGACGATCCAGAGCAGCTCGATCCCGTCGGGCCGCAGGTCCTCGGTGACGGCCGGCACCGCCACGTGCAGGACGGTCGCGTCGACGGCGACCAGGAGCAGGCTGACGCACAGCACCACCAGGACGACCCAGCGGTCGGCACCGGCCCCGGCCGTCCTCCGGCGCAGCCCAGCGGCGGCCGTGGTCGTCCCGGACATGTACGTACCTCCCAGGTGATCCCCCGGTTCGGCGGGCTCGCGGGGTGGGGACTCCCCGCGACTCGGCCGGAGAGGAGCGGTGATCTCCGGCCCGCGCAAACGAACACGAGTGACACGCAGCGTACGCGAGTTCGCGCCAGGGCCACGTGGCGGACATCTCACCGTTCCGGAGCGACCCGTGTGGCGTACGCCACTGCGCACCCGGCCCGCACGGGTCGTCGCACGGCCCCCGGGCGGGGCGCGCGGAGGGTCCCCATGGCCCAGCGCCGCAGGGCGCACGGGGCCTCCCTGGCCCCGGCGTGCGGGGCGCGTCGGCGCTCCCGGGCCGCGCGGCTTCCCGCGGGTTCCCCGGCCCGGGGCCGCGCGCCGCCCGTCGATAATCGAGCCCGTGACCGATCTCCAGACCCGTGTGACGCCCTCCGGCTCCGCGTCCCCGTTCCGGGCGGCCCCCGCCCTCCTGGGGTACGCGGCCGTACGCGCCCTGGGCCTGCTCGGCCTCGCCATGTGGGCCGCCGCCCGCGACAAGAGCGCCCACACACTGCTCACCGCCCGCTGGGACGCGATCTGGTACAGCAGGGTCGCCGAGCGGGGCTACGGGTACGAGATCCGCCTGCCGAACGGCGACGTCCACGCCGATCTGGCCTTTTTCCCGCTGCTGCCCTGGCTGGAAAGGCTTCTGCACGCGCTGACCCCGCTGTCGTACGCCGACGCCGGATTCGTCGTGGCCCTGCTCGCCTCGCTCGCGGCGGCCTGGGGGATCTTCGCGGTCGCCGACCACGTGTACGGACGGCGGGCCGGGTTGTGCGCGGTGCTGGTGTGGGCCGTGCTGCCGGTCGGGATCGTGCAGTCGATGGCGTACAGCGAGTCCCTGTTCACCGCGCTGGCCGCGTGGTCGCTGTACGCGGTGCTCAGCGGCCGGTGGGTGACCGCGGGGGCCCTGGCCTCGTTGTCCGGTCTGACCCGCCCGGTGGGGCTCGCGGTGGTCGCCGCGGTGTGGGCGGCCTGCGCGGCGTCACTCCTGCGGGACCGTGCGGTCCGCCGGGAGCCCTCGATCGCGGGAACCCGCAGCACAGCGCCCGCCCCCGGCGCGCCCGCCCCCGTACACGCCCCCCGTCCGTCCGCCGAAGCCCCCGCGGGGCGCGAAGCGACCGCGCCGACGCCCCGCCGCGCCGCGCGCGCCCTCGCCATGCTCCTCGCGCCCATCGGCGCCGCCGGCTACGTCCTGTGGGTCGGCCACCGCACCGGCCGCGGCCCGCTCGGCTACCTCGACGTCCAGGCGGGCTGGCGCAACGGCTTCGACGGGGGCCTCGCCTTCGCCCGCTTCATCGCCGGGAAGTTCACGTCGGCCCCCGGCGCCCTCGCCGGCCTCGGACTGATCGCCGGCGTCGGCCTGCTGCTGTGGCTGTTCGCGGTCTGCGTGCGGCAGGGCCAGCCCCTGCCGCTGCTGGTGTACGGCGGCACGGTCCTCGCGCTCGCCCTGTGCGCGTCCAGCTACTTCGGCTCGAAGCCGCGGCTGCTCCTGCCGGCCTTCCCGCTGCTGCTGCCGCTCGCCCTGGCCCTGTCCCGGCTGCGCACGGGCCGGGCGGCGCTGGTCGTGGGGTGCGTGGCCACCGCCTCGGCCGTGTACGGGGCGTGGTGGCTGAACGGCTCGGGTCCCCCGTGAGGCCGTCCGGCTTTCAGGTGAAGCCTTTCATCGGTTACCTAAAACTATCCCTAGGAATGATCAAAGGAATTGAAGGGAACACCGTTCGACGATTAGCGATTCCATGGGGATAAACAGTGTTCTGAGAGCAATCCCACATCACATCGTCATCACAAACCGGCGGATTCGGCCGGGTCCAGAGCTCACTCGCTGTAACGTCGTTTAGGTGCGTACCGAACGAAACCTCACCCGTCTGGACCGGGTGTTCGCCAGGCTCGACCGTGAGCCGGAACGACCGGCCCACATCGACGTGCCGAAGATGAGCCGGCACAGGGTCGCCCTGCTGCTGGCGACCCTGGCCTTCTATCTGGCGATCGTGTGGCTCGTGGTGATCACGTCGTGGCTGGTCCGCCTCGACTGGCAGGTCATGTTCTTCCGGCCGTACCAGCAGTGGCCGGAGATCCACGCCTTCCTCGACTACTACGTGGTCCTCGGCCAGCGCGGCCCGACCGCCGTGATGGTCGCCGCCTGGCTCGGCTGGAGGTCCTGGCGCCAGCACACCCTGCGCCCGCTGCTCACGCTGGGCGCCTCGCTGCTGCTGCTGAACATCACGGTGGGTGCGGCGAAGCTCGGCATGGGCCGGCTGGGACCGCACTACGCGACCACCATCGGCTCGAACGAGATGGGTCTGGGCGGCGATATATTCCCCAGCGGCCACACCGCCAACGCGGTCGTGACCTGGGGAATCCTGGCGTATCTGGCGTCCACGCCCAGGGCGCGCCGCTGGCTGTCCGCCGTGTCCGCCGTCGTCTCCCTCGGCGTCGGCCTCACCACCGTCTACCTCGGTACGCACTGGCTGAGCGACGTGGTGCTGGGCTGGGCCGCCGGGCTGCTGATCCTGCTGGCGCTGCCCTGGTGCGAGCCGCTGATCGCCCGCGCCGAGGTCTCGGTCTTCGCGCTGCGCGACCGGCTGCGCGAGCGCCGCCGCCGCACGGTCGCCGCTCCCGCGCCGTCCGCCCCCGTCGCCGTGCCCGTGCCGCTCACCCAGCTCCCCACGGCGCAGGACGATCCCGCGGCGGCTCCCGAACCGGTCACCCCGGCCCGCGCCCCCCGCGCGCCCGCCTACCTGGCCCAGGGCCCGCACACGACCCGCTCCGAGCGCACCCCGGTCACCCCGGTCGGCAGCCGCCGCCCGCCGCACCCCGACCGCCTCCCGCGCGGCGCCGCCGCCTCGGGGGCCCGCCCCCTCACCGGCGGCTGACCTCGGCGAACGCCACGCCACGACGGACTCCGGTACGCACCCCGGTCCGGTTACGGCGAAGGCCCCGGCTCCTGGAACCTCCCCAGGAGCCGGGGCCTTCGCCGTACCCACACGACCGCCGTACCCACACCACCGCCGTACCCACACGACCGCCATACCCGCATGGCGTGCGCCGCGCGGCCTGCTCAGCCCTTCCAGGCGCGGGCGACCCGGCCGTCCCGCACCTCCAGGTTCAGCCGCCCGAAGCGGTACTCCATGGTGACGATGGCCCCGGGCTCCAACGAGCGCACCGTCGACCACCCCCGTTCACGCGCGAGCCGTTCGGCCTGCCCGGCCTCCAGGCCGACGTAACCGTCCGGACTGTCCTGCGGCTCCGCCTGCGGAGCGGTGTTCGGTGCCATGACTCCACGCTAGGCCCCGGCGCCTCCCGGGAACACCGAACCCCGGATGCGGAACCGGGCGGTCACACTTCTGTCACAGGATCCCGACACGCGTTTCAGCCGTCGTACGGCCATTCGTGCACAGCGGACCGTCACACGGACGGGCGGTTCCGGAGGCCTTCTCCGCGTATTCGAACGCAATTGTCGGCACCCGTCCGAGAGCCGTGAATAACCCGTCGGAAAGAGTCGGAAACGGGCCCCGGAGGACCGGTTCATTTCCCTTCCGCCGCCCCGCCCGAAAGCTGACGGCCCATAGGAAATACACGGCTCCCCCACACATCCCCACACATCCTCCGTACGGACGTGCGGGCGCGGCGGCCCCGTCCGGTCGCCCTGCCGGACGGGGCCGCCGCGTCGCCGGGCGGGAGCGCGGGCGGGTCAGAGCGTGAGGCGCTGCCCCGGGACGATCAGGTCGGGATCGCCGCCGATGACGTCCCGGTTGCCGGCGTAGACGCGCTGCCAGGTCATCCCGTTGCGGGCCGCGATGGCGCTCAGGGTGTCGCCCCGGCGGACGGTGTAGTCGCCGCGCGCGACGCCCGCCGAGGTCTGCGAGGTCTGCCCGGAGGCACGCTCCGCGGTCGTGGACGAACCCGCCCCCGACGACTCGGAGCCGGAGCGGGTGGACTTCGCCGACTTCCCGGCCGCCGCGTACTTCGAGGGCTGCGAGGACTGCGAGGGCCTGGAGGACTTCGACGACTTCGTGGGCTTCGAGGACTTCGTGCCGGCCGAGTCGGAACGGGCCGAGGAGGGGCGGTCGGCCCCTGGTGCGCCGCCGGCCGCTCCCGCGCGCGCCGAGCAGGTCGGCCACGCGCCCCACCCCTGGGAGTTCTGCACCTTGGCGGCCACGGCGATCTGCTGTGCCTTGCCGGCCTTGTCGGCGGTCGGCGCGTAGGCGGCCCCGCCGTAGGCGCGCCAAGTACCGGCGGAGAACTGCAGTCCGCCGTAGTACCCGTTGCCGGTGTTGATGTGCCAGTTGCCGCCGCTCTCGCACTGGGCGATGCGGTCCCACACCCCGCTGTCGGCCGCCGCCGCGTCCGCGGTGGCGGAGAGCAGTCCGAGAGGGGCGAGAAGAACCGCCCCGGCGAGGACCGCCGTCTTGCGCGACGACGTGCGGGACTGCTGATCGGCACAATCGGACATGTAGATCCCTCTCTACGTACCCGGGCTCCCCCTGACCGGAGCGCGGCGGCCGCGCGGGAACGCGGTCGGCGCGCCCGGCCCCGACCGCCGGCGATGGTGCTGCGCGCTGTCTGGCTCTGCGCGGCCGGCGGACGTTCCCGAGCGGTGCTCGTTGCACACGGCGGAGCAATCTAGGGAACCTGACGCCCCGTTAACAACCAATCGGCCATTGCCGCAGGCCAGTTGGCCGTTACCTTGGGTAGCGGCGAATTCCGGACACCCAGTTCATGCTCACTTGTCGCCATTTGTCGACCACGTATCCACTCGCCCTGTGAGCCGGGTCACCGGCCCAACTGTCGTGACCTCCCTGTTACTTGACATGGAGTGGTCGATTCCGCACGCAGAGTGAAGGCCGGGGCAGGATGGTTCGATTCCGTTCGCTCTGAAGCGTGACTCCCGCCACAGATCGCCCGTTGTCATCTTCATGAGCCGGGTACCGCCCGGACCACGAGCCGGAGCACCCGGCCTCGCCCACGCACCGCATCCGAGGGAGCCACCCGTGCCGCGCATGCTCGACGTCAGCGACGAGGTACGCGCCGAGATCGGCGACGAAGAAGCCGACCGGCTGCTCGCCGGAGACAACGCCCCGGGCAGTTACGACTGCACGTCCTGCCGCACCCCGGGCGACTCCGAGAACGAGCACACCAGCACCGTCCTGTTCATCGGGGACGAGACCGCCGTCCTCGCCTTCGCCCACGCCACCTGTCTGCCGTCCCAGATCGTCCAGGTCACGGAGGAGCAGTTGCAGGGCGCGGTGCGCTCCATCAGCGGCGACACCGTCGACCTGGACCCCGACAAGGTCGTGCCCGAGCAGGCGGTGCTCGGTGTGACGAGCGGACTCGTCCTGATCGCCGGGGAGTTGCACCCCGCCCTGGTCGTCGAGCCGACCGCGCCCATCGTGCGCCCCGGCACGACCGGCGCCGGCGACGACTTCCTGCCGCTCCTCATCGAGCAGGGCTTCATGCCGCTCAGCGAGCTGACCGAGGTGCCGCCGGTGCAGCACGGCTGGTCCGTCCTGCTGGCGATGGGGCAGCTGCACGCCGTGCTACAACCGTCGTCCAACGGCGGCCAGCCGGTCGCCTGGTGGCAGGCGCACCAGCCGCTCCAGGTGACGGAGGGGTGGCGGGCCGCCGCCAACAAGCACCAGCAGGTACTGATGTTCGCCTCGCCGGTGGGCTCCATCGGACGCCAGCCCCGTGAGGACCTCCTGCGGGACGCGCTGGACAAGGCCGCCGCGAACGGGCACCTGGTCGGCGCGGCCCTCCCCCTCGCGGGCACCTGAGCCGCCCCTCCCGGGGGTCGGAGCCATCCCTCGCCAGGGTCTGGGCCTCCCCCTCGCGGGGCCCCCGAGCCCTGTCCGCCGGGCGGGGCGGGGGCGCCCGGCGCGGCGCGGACCGGTCGGGTCCCCGCGCCCCGGCTCCCCCGCGGGCGCCGGGCACGCGGCGGCACGGCGGGCGTCCCCCGCGGACTCCCGCTGTGCCGCATCTCTTCGCGCGCCGCGTCGTTTGGACATACGTGCACACCTACGACGTTCCCCGCCGCCCGTCCTACCAGTCGATCCCGTCCGCGCGACCGGCTCAGGACTCCCAGGGCGGCCCCTCCGCCACGCCGATCTACGACGCGCTCTACGCGGAGTACGTCAAGACGTTCCGCTCGCTGCCGGGCGACCGCAGCGGCGAGGACGAACTGGGGTTCACCGCCTTCGGGAACATCCCGTACCGCACGGGCTCCACGGGTTCCTACCCGGCGCCGCGCCCGGGGTCGTTCTCCAGCTCGTACAGCGCCTACAGCGCGGGGGCGCAGAGCGCGCGGCACGGAACCGGGCAGCAGTCCCAGTGGCAGCGGGTCGGGCAGCAGTCCCAGTGGCAGCGGATCGGGCAGATCGGCCAGCAGGAGCCGGCGCCCACCGCGATGCACCACGTCCCGGCGGCCCTTCCGCCGGCCCCCCGCAGAACCTTCTGATCCGCCCCCACGGGCGAATCCACGCACACACGGCTGGAGGGCGGCGCCCGCGACGGGCGCCGCCCTCCAGCCGTGTCGTCACTTCTTCTTGCCGCCGCGCTTCTCGCGCACCCGGACCGAGATGTGGATCGGCGTGCCCTCGAAGCCGAACTCCTCGCGCAACCGGCGCTCGATGAAGCGCCGGTAACCCGCCTCGATGAACCCGGAGGCGAAGAACACGAACCGCGGGGGCTTGGTGCCGGCCTGGGTGCCGAAGAGGATGCGCGGCTGCTTGCCGCCCCGCACCGGGTGCGGGTGGGCCGCGACCAGCTCGCCGAGGAAGGCGTTCAGGCGGCCGGTGGGAACACGCGTCTCCCAGCCCGCCAGAGCGGCCTCGATCGCCGGGACCAGCTTCTCCATGTGCCGCCCCGTGCGCGCCGAGACGTTCACCCGCGGCGCCCACGCCACCTGGGCGAACTCGGTCTCGATCTCGCGCTCCAGGTAGTAGCGGCGCTCCTCGTCGAGGGTGTCCCACTTGTTGTAGGCGATGACCAGGGCGCGTCCGGCGTCCACGGCCATCGTCACGATGCGCTGGTCCTGCACCGAGATCGACTCGGAGGCGTCGATCAGGATGACCGCCACCTCGGCCTTCTCCACGGCCGCGGCGGTGCGCAGCGAGGCGTAGTAGTCGGCGCCCTGCTGGAGGTGGACGCGCTTGCGGATGCCCGCCGTGTCGACGAACTTCCAGGTGACGCCGCCGAGTTCGATCAGCTCGTCGACCGGGTCGCGGGTGGTGCCCGCGATCTCGTTGACGACGACGCGCTCCTCGTTCGCCACCTTGTTCAGCAGCGAGGACTTGCCGACGTTCGGCCGGCCGATGAGCGCGATCCGGCGCGGGCCGCCCACCGCGGTGCCGAAGGTCTGCGCGGGGGCCTCAGGCAGGGCCTCCAGGACGGCGTCCAGCATGTCGCCGGTGCCGCGGCCGTGCAGCGCGGAGATCGGGTGCGGCTCGCCGAGCCCGAGGGACCACAGGTAGGCCGCGTCGGCCTCCGCGCTAGGGCCGTCGACCTTGTTGGCGGCCAGCACGACGGGCTTGCCCGCCTTGCGCAGCAGCCGGACGACCGCCTCGTCGGTGTCGGTCGCGCCGACCTTGGCGTCGACGACGAAGACGACGGCGTCGGCGGCCTCGATCGCGTACTCGGCCTGGGCGGCCACGGAGGCGTCGATGCCGAGGACGTCCTGCTCCCAGCCGCCGGTGTCGACGAGCTTGAAGCGGCGGCCCGACCATTCGGCCTCGTAGGTCACCCGGTCGCGGGTCACGCCCGGCTTGTCCTCGACGACGGCCTCGCGGCGGCCGATGATCCGGTTCACCAGGGTCGACTTGCCGACATTGGGGCGGCCGACGACGGCGAGCACGGGCAGCGGCCCGTGGCCTGCCTCCTCGATGGCGCCCTCGACGTCCTCGATGTCGAAGCCCTCGACCGCGGCGAGCTCCATGAACTCCGCGTACTCGGCGTCGCCGAGCGCCCCGTGGTCGTGCTCGAAGGAGTCCGAGCCGTCGGGCTGGATGTGGTCGTTCATGAAGTCCGTACCTCGTCGTTCATTCGTGGTGATCGGTGGAGCACCCGTTCTGTCCGGGTTGATCCACTACTCGGTATTCAGTGTCGCTCAGCGTCCCGTCAGGCGCCTGGCGTTTTCCAGGTGTGCGGCGAGCTGTTTCCGGATGCGTTCGGTGGCCTCGTCCAGCGCCTTGCGGGTGCGCCGTCCGCTGCCGTCGCCCGCCTCGAACGCGTCTCCGAAGACGACGTCCACGCGGGAGCGCAGCGGGGGCAGCGCCTTTATCAACCGTCCGCCGCGCTCGGTGCTTCCCAGCACGGCGACGGGCACGATCGGCGCGCCGCCGCGCACCGCGAAGTAGGCGAGCCCGGCGCGCAGGGCCGCGAAGTCGCCCTCGCCACGGGTGCCCTCCGGGAAGATCCCGAGGACCCCGCCGTTGTGCAGCACGCCCAGCGCGCGGGTGATGGCGGTGCGGTCGGTGGTGTCCCGGTCGACCTTGAGCTGGCCGATGCCGGTGAGGAAGGGGTCCAGCGGGCCGACGAACGCTTCCTTCTTGATCAGGAAGTGCGTCGGCCGGGGCGCCACGCCCATCACCATCGGGCCGTCGATGTTGTGCGAGTGGTTGATCGCGAAGATCAGCGGGCCGCTCGCCGGCACCTTCCAGGCGCCCAGCACACGCGGCTTCCACAGCCCGTACATCAGACCGACGCCGATGCGCCGCCCGACCTCGGCGCCCCGCTCGGAGGGCACGGCCGTCGTCGGGGTCACCGCGCGGCCCGCTTCTCCTCGACGAGGGTGACGACGCACTCGATGACCTGGGTCAGCGTCAGGGCGGTGGTGTCCACCTCGACGGCGTCGTCCGCCTTGGCGAGCGGGGAGGTCTTGCGGGAGGAGTCGGCC encodes:
- a CDS encoding MFS transporter, yielding MSGTTTAAAGLRRRTAGAGADRWVVLVVLCVSLLLVAVDATVLHVAVPAVTEDLRPDGIELLWIVDTYPLVCASMLILFGTLGDKVGRRRILLLGYALFGVASALAAFAGSAQTLIAARALLGVGGAMIMPATLSILRQVFPDRRERALAVGIWSAVAAVGAAIGPLLGGFLLEHFWWGSVFLVNIPLMLVSLPVGRLLLPESRGAEDGPWDVVGALMAAAGLFGVVLGVKRLGGGELGPFTVVPLAVGAVLIVLFVRRQRRRTHPLVDLGMFARPAFSTAVGCIVLAMLALVGLELIAAQYLQLVLGLSPLETGLRLLPLTFAAMAAGLAGARLLRGFGPRRMVCGGFLLTAAAVLVLTAMGGSDNAGLLLSGFLLLGFGLETTLFAAYESMLSEAPQEQAGGAAAIGETSYQLGAGIGIALLGTVMNAAYAPGLSSVPGVPASASAAAGHSLGEAYEVAGQLGGPAGAALRHVAKDSFVHGLHVTLLVSAGLLLLGAAMALRLPRIMQCEAPPAGVGVPAPREVVQSRVSA
- a CDS encoding glycosyltransferase family 39 protein; its protein translation is MTDLQTRVTPSGSASPFRAAPALLGYAAVRALGLLGLAMWAAARDKSAHTLLTARWDAIWYSRVAERGYGYEIRLPNGDVHADLAFFPLLPWLERLLHALTPLSYADAGFVVALLASLAAAWGIFAVADHVYGRRAGLCAVLVWAVLPVGIVQSMAYSESLFTALAAWSLYAVLSGRWVTAGALASLSGLTRPVGLAVVAAVWAACAASLLRDRAVRREPSIAGTRSTAPAPGAPAPVHAPRPSAEAPAGREATAPTPRRAARALAMLLAPIGAAGYVLWVGHRTGRGPLGYLDVQAGWRNGFDGGLAFARFIAGKFTSAPGALAGLGLIAGVGLLLWLFAVCVRQGQPLPLLVYGGTVLALALCASSYFGSKPRLLLPAFPLLLPLALALSRLRTGRAALVVGCVATASAVYGAWWLNGSGPP
- a CDS encoding phosphatase PAP2 family protein encodes the protein MRTERNLTRLDRVFARLDREPERPAHIDVPKMSRHRVALLLATLAFYLAIVWLVVITSWLVRLDWQVMFFRPYQQWPEIHAFLDYYVVLGQRGPTAVMVAAWLGWRSWRQHTLRPLLTLGASLLLLNITVGAAKLGMGRLGPHYATTIGSNEMGLGGDIFPSGHTANAVVTWGILAYLASTPRARRWLSAVSAVVSLGVGLTTVYLGTHWLSDVVLGWAAGLLILLALPWCEPLIARAEVSVFALRDRLRERRRRTVAAPAPSAPVAVPVPLTQLPTAQDDPAAAPEPVTPARAPRAPAYLAQGPHTTRSERTPVTPVGSRRPPHPDRLPRGAAASGARPLTGG
- a CDS encoding I78 family peptidase inhibitor codes for the protein MAPNTAPQAEPQDSPDGYVGLEAGQAERLARERGWSTVRSLEPGAIVTMEYRFGRLNLEVRDGRVARAWKG
- a CDS encoding transglycosylase family protein, whose protein sequence is MSDCADQQSRTSSRKTAVLAGAVLLAPLGLLSATADAAAADSGVWDRIAQCESGGNWHINTGNGYYGGLQFSAGTWRAYGGAAYAPTADKAGKAQQIAVAAKVQNSQGWGAWPTCSARAGAAGGAPGADRPSSARSDSAGTKSSKPTKSSKSSRPSQSSQPSKYAAAGKSAKSTRSGSESSGAGSSTTAERASGQTSQTSAGVARGDYTVRRGDTLSAIAARNGMTWQRVYAGNRDVIGGDPDLIVPGQRLTL
- the der gene encoding ribosome biogenesis GTPase Der; translation: MNDHIQPDGSDSFEHDHGALGDAEYAEFMELAAVEGFDIEDVEGAIEEAGHGPLPVLAVVGRPNVGKSTLVNRIIGRREAVVEDKPGVTRDRVTYEAEWSGRRFKLVDTGGWEQDVLGIDASVAAQAEYAIEAADAVVFVVDAKVGATDTDEAVVRLLRKAGKPVVLAANKVDGPSAEADAAYLWSLGLGEPHPISALHGRGTGDMLDAVLEALPEAPAQTFGTAVGGPRRIALIGRPNVGKSSLLNKVANEERVVVNEIAGTTRDPVDELIELGGVTWKFVDTAGIRKRVHLQQGADYYASLRTAAAVEKAEVAVILIDASESISVQDQRIVTMAVDAGRALVIAYNKWDTLDEERRYYLEREIETEFAQVAWAPRVNVSARTGRHMEKLVPAIEAALAGWETRVPTGRLNAFLGELVAAHPHPVRGGKQPRILFGTQAGTKPPRFVFFASGFIEAGYRRFIERRLREEFGFEGTPIHISVRVREKRGGKKK
- a CDS encoding lysophospholipid acyltransferase family protein yields the protein MYGLWKPRVLGAWKVPASGPLIFAINHSHNIDGPMVMGVAPRPTHFLIKKEAFVGPLDPFLTGIGQLKVDRDTTDRTAITRALGVLHNGGVLGIFPEGTRGEGDFAALRAGLAYFAVRGGAPIVPVAVLGSTERGGRLIKALPPLRSRVDVVFGDAFEAGDGSGRRTRKALDEATERIRKQLAAHLENARRLTGR